The genomic region attatgacatgatttgtgattacaattttgattcgatagttttcccgacattagggggagagaaataataacttgaaATGAGTgaggagagtaatttgaaccagaagttcaacaaGGATAACGCATTACAagttccaaatatgaaaattatcgtaaaagaaaataacatatcTAAATGGTCATATAGTGAAGGCGGATGCTTTAGAAGATACcaaagacataactaataagtaaaactctaGAAGAGAATCAGATAtctgaaattgaaaattaaaatagtaaaataagagatcttgataagttatgtcaatttgagaaaatgtcgaaacgataataaaaatagtagACAATGGTTTTGTATGTAATAttgttattgaaataatgaaataaaaggaagatcttaaataaatttattgagaaatatagttaTGGGATAAATTGGTCAGAACAAAAAGACgtaactcaagtacaattaaatttgtggagtttttggaccagtagtcAAAATacctaaaggtataaagccagttatggtgcaaatgaagtagttttgcaaaacggaataaaatatgaagtttttcggTAAGTCCTgtcattgattatgaaaagatataatattcttttgtagtggatgcaataacctttagatatgttattttgaaaattcataaaagaCTTAACTTGCATCTAATGGTTATGGCTACAACCTTTTATAAATCattatatagtaaaatttatattaaaatcattgaaggatttagaatgctagaagcatattgaaattctagaaattcttcatttatatgaattgaaataatttgaacatatgtggtaaatagtagttgaaggaggattataaaatgatccaaaatacttatttgtgtttttatagaagaatcatgattaaagtttgttatgattattgttgaaactctgaagagatcaaaatatatttcccaaaaatttcccttactcatgactttcaaaagaatgataatataaatgcttagcaaatacattcaaatagtcatttgaaaaaatagtattcaagattgaatatgtagaatatgagaaagtatgtAATGTTTTCATGAGGAGGAATAAATACGCGTTGTACTATTTTTCTCATAAttgaggttttgtcccattaggtttttctagtaaggtttttaatgagacgatatattatgcgtattataaatatgtgtactcttttttcttcattaagaatttttttcctacagggtttttattttagtaatggtttaacgagacacattatctaccaatggacaccCAAGGGGGAGTCTTATGAATATactattaagtggatgtccattaatatcaaaataagttttgaggaattttaaattttaatatttattagaattagatctctactatatttatacttattatgtttataaatagagactttgaaaagctttgtaaatattcgattgatcaataaaatacactctctttattctcccattctttttattctttactctctatctatttattttataacaaaataattttatatgattttattaaaaataaaatacaaaagaattcaaatattattttctcaaaattttaattagtatattattattttataaaacaagAAATTGGTCCATCCGACGGATAGAAAACTAATTATATAGATTTGATAGGATTGGTATAGATGTATAGAATATAGATTGGGGCATAAAGGGTGAGCTCTAGGCTGAACCCAAAGGCTATAACGTTGGTGAGGGCCGGAAATAGGAGTTGAATCCATTAAGTGATGTGTCGCTGTCAGCCAGGATCTCCGCCTCCCGCGGGGACCACACTCAAACCTCCACTACATGCCACGTTGCACCTCTCCCACTCTCCGCTCGTGCGGTGCGGCGCGTTCAACCACCTGCTCTCCTTTAAacattctttttgtttttattttctcctctctctctctcccccaAACACTGCAAATTTTCCTTTCACTTTCAAAACAGATCactcattcttcttcttcttcttcttttttacttcTTCTTTCTGGTCTTGTAGAgacttgaaaacaaaaatctgattttgttcaatttgtAAAAAGAGGGAAGAGTTCAAATTATGGACACTATGTTTTAaccaaaattgtatttttcaagGGCTATTCGTAATCTTAGGGCTGATAAGCAGATCCGCTTTTATCTCTTTGTTTTGTAAGAAGTAAGAAccaattataaacattttacaTTGTTCTAAAGAAGGTACTTTTTTCCAAGTAAAAACCTCTGTTTTCAGAATTTCATTTAACTTccccaaaatattttttggctAGGGTTATTTGTATCTTTTTATCATAcatttacttcaattttatGTCTCTATCAAATTTAGACAATTACATATTACAGAaaggtattttttttcattgttggATTGGTTTAGTTTATatgcattttgttttaattgtttttggGTCCCGAAATTTGGTTCATATAATTCACATATTGATCCGTTTCTCGGTTCGTTTGAGTTATTTTCTTCGATTTGGGGATCTGGGTTCTTGTTGATTGTACTTTAAGCTTTTTGGGATCTCTCGAATTAGCAATCTCTTTGGGATATCCTTTTGATTTGGGATCTGGGTCTTTCTGATTCACTGGAAAGCTGCATTCCTTTTatgtaattcaaaataaaaaattccaaacATTCTTTTTTATCCTAACAATTCCAACATTCAAGAGAGAAAGTtaggacttttttttttttgaggatCATTGAATCCTACAACAAGGAAGGGAACTACATTGAATGAGGTAGTTTCCTGATTGGAAAACAaactgaggctataaattatgGGTTGCATTTGCTCGAAAGGTTCTCGAGCAAATGAATATGTTGAAAATAACCATGGAAAAAGAGACAAGGCCCACAAGAACTCGAGAAAAACAGCAAAAAAGTTATCTGTTTCCTTTAAAAGGGACAATGTGGTGGTTGAGGCGGATGCCACTGCACGGTTGATCTCGAATCAGCAGCCAAACCACGGTGCCGTTTCAGGGCCTTCGTCCTCTTCTGATGATGAAGAAAAGAAGGCAGCGTTGGCGGTTTTTGAGAGGTCTAAAGGGACCCCATCCGAGCTGCAAAGGCGTCCAACAACAGAGGCGGATGGGAGGGGTGGACAAGGGCGGCAGAGGATGTCCAGGATCATAAATGCAACTGGTGGCGAAAGAGGTGCACAGGTGGTCGCTGGTTGGCCTTCTTGGCTAGCAGCAGTAGCTGGGGAAGCCATCAATGGTTGGATACCTCGAAAGGCAGAGTCATTCGAGAAGTTGGAGAAGGTCTGCTCAATAGCTTTATCTTTTATTGCTTATTTATAGTTTCGTTTCTTGTTTCTGTCCATTACAGAAATTTGTGTTTTGCTTATGcatatctattttgaaatttataatttataaactaGCTACTACTGTGCAGTTAAAATGAGTGTATGTTTCGTTAATGTGCATCTCGATACAAATTATGACAACCTGTATGAGGCCTTTAGCTCTTTGCTTTATTGGTGTAATCTTCTATGTCTgttctttttcctctttcaataaatataatatatggtCCTGCTAATAATGTAGATTGGCCAAGGAACCTACAGCAGTGTGTACAAAGCTCGTGACCTTGAATCAAATAAGATAGTTGCCTTGAAGAAAGTTCGATTTGTTAATATGGACCCTGAAAGTGTTTGTTTCATGGCAAGAGAAATTATTATTCTACGTCGGCTTGATCACCCTAATGTCATGAAGCTTGAAGGTCTAATTACTTCTAGGGCGTCTGGAAGCTTATACCTTATATTTGAATACATGGAACATGATCTTGCAGGGCTATTAGCAACACCTGAGGTTAAGTTCACTGAAGCTCAGGTATgttcatattttcaatatttatttgattaatgttGCTCAGATCTGCATAAAATTTGTGATTCCATGGTGGAGGAAAACAGTTTCATAAGAAGTCTGTCACATTGTGAACTGTTAGTGGATTTTCAATGATATTTGATGGAACATATTGTGCATGTAGCAAATGATCAGCTGCCTGTACTAGTGGAAGCAGTTTTCTTTACCAAAGTTGTAacctttaattatatatactgTGTTACCAGTTGACAgcaaagaattatgtttaaccCTTCTTTTAGCTCAAATGAAAGAAAGGGACTTGGTTATTTGGGTGTTGAAGTGCTGGATTTTATGTGTAACCATGCAGATAAAGTGTTATATGCAACAGCTGCTTCGCGGACTTGACCATTGCCATAGTCGTGGTGTTTTACACCGTGATATCAAGGGCTCAAATCTCTTGATAGACTGTAATGGAAACCTCAAGATTGGTGATTTTGGACTGGCAACCTTTTTCCATCCCAATCAGAAGCAGCCTCTAACAAGTCGTGTCGTAACCTTATGGTACCGCCCTCCTGAGCTTTTGCTTGGTTCTACAAACTATGGAGTTGCTGTCGATCTGTGGAGTTCTGGTTGCATACTTGCAGAATTATTTGCTGGGAAGCCTATCATGCCTGGAAGAACTGAGgtacttttttcattttttgagggTATTGACACATAATTTGAAATTCCTCGTGCATAGCGAGCTTCTAATGAAgctttttatttcttatgaTAGAAAAGGCAAACATGCTTCTTAGGATGACATGGAATTATTACCGTACTCATGTATGCAtgactatatatatttattagtcATGTGTGTTAGTGGATGTGTGCGTGTTGTTGCACGTGCTTAACAAGATGGAAAAATATAAATGCAAAGAGAATTTGGGTTCCTTTTTGACACTATGACATTGGAAGACCTGGATGCGAAAAGTTAATCTTAAAGTCATACTAGCATCACTCTCTGCTATGATCTAGGCATAGAATTGTTTAGAACCTAAGCTATGATCTTATTCAGGGGTTTGGCATTTGTTTGAATTTGCTTATCATCTCATTTCGCACGTATTTAATTGTCAAATTATTTGCTCATTATGTGCTTGTATCACCTTTAAGGTGATTTTGGGGTTGGAGGTAGCATTGCTGGTGTTGACAGCCACAAAAATCATCTACTTGAGTTGATAATTTACTGGACCATGGGTTCAGTGATGTACTGCTCAGCATTTATAATTGCCATTGTCATGACATGATTATGCAATGAATGTGTACTCTAGAACTGCCTACAAGTTATTTTTCTGAATTTACTCATAGAACTATCCCAAGTGCAGTGCATTGCAGTTGAGCTTTTTAGTTCAACTTCTGGTAAGTGACGATCTCAttgtttatcatttttaggtCGAACAACTGCACAAAATCTTCAAACTCTGTGGATCACCTTCTGAAGATTATTGGAAAAGATCAAAATTGCCACATGCAACCATTTTCAAGCCTCAACATCCTTATAAAAGCTGTGTTCTCGAGACATTCAAGGACTTTCCTACATCTGCTTTGGTCCTTTTGGAGGTTCTTCTTGCAATAGAACCCGAGTGTCGTGGAACTGCTTCTTCAGCACTTCAGAGTGAGGTGAACCTGAGACGTTCAATCTCTTTTAGTTGTACTTGTTACCTTGTAGTCTTCTTTTTGGGATATATCTTTTTGTTAGTCCAACTGGTTCTGTTTATGCTTTTTCCTTGAAAACAATTTAAGTTCATACTTTTTCTTATACAAGCAAGATGACCCTTTTAATTCCTATCTTATTGGCTTGAACTGCATTTGGACATATTACTATTGGTTGATTTGCTAACAAGGGAAAGAAACCCTTATAATTAACAAGAAGCCTGTCTTTCAATTGCATTTGAAATGTTGTTAGTCGTCATCTTTATAATTGCAACCTTCAACTTTTCATTGGGACTTGGGACATTCAGATGTCCAGCCTGTTGGTTCATTTGTGCATATGTCAGCTCTCCTTACTTGAGAAATGGCATGTTCTCTAAGGTCAACTATGAAATACTCATTGCACAGCTTGTGTTGGGTCCTGCTGGGATGTTCATCTTAAGAATGTAAACTATATTGGTTGCTTATGATTATCCTACCTTTTCATCCTTCATACATGTCATctcattttggtaattttgtttTAACTCTGAAGTTTCTCTTCCAGTTCTTTACAACACTTCCTCTTCCTTGCAATCCATCTAGCTTGCCCAAGTATCCACCTAGTAAGGAGTTTGATGCCAAGCTTCGAGAAGAGGAATCTAGAAGGTAGTTATCTGCTCCTGctttgtattaaaaattttgatctcATCAATGTTTAAACAACATTTTGTGAAAATTATCTTGTGTCTTATTAAACTTTTGCCTATATTCTGGTCGTTTAGTTCATTATACTGGAAGCTCTAATAACTTCATTGTGATTTGCATTTGGTATTACGTcttgaaatgtttagaaatagttaaaatgttataaaatcttataaaagtttaaaatattctaattaaaatgtataaaagtaGTTATAAAAGAAgggtatttttgtaattttagtttgtcTCAAACCTGCACAAGCTGTACccagaaattttaattaaaaatctgcCCTGCCCCCTAATCCAGTTCGTCtactgtttttttcttttttcttttaaatgccCCTATAGGGTCAGGACTCATATTGACAGATTTGGGTTATTTTGCCATCTACTAGAAAGGGATGAAAAttctcaatttgaattagtaTGTGTTATTGAGAACAATCTTGCTCTCTAAAGTCGTCCCCCGgctggaaaaaaaaaagtataaaaacaaCTGTTCTTCCtgtttaaaaacttgaaaaccaGGCAGAGAGCTGGTGGGAAAGTACATGCAGTTGATCCTGTTAGAAAGTTTTCCAGAGAATCTATAGCTATTCCTGCCCCTGATTTCAATGCTGAGTTACAGGCATCCATACAGGTACTTTCTAACTTGCAAGATTTATTTGCTATTGCACAgttcatatgttttttttatagtatttaatatGGTGTTTGAACACTTTCCAACTGAAAATCAGTTTTTTGGTCACAAATGATGTTTGTTATGTTGCTTGATACAGAAATGGCGAGGACAGTTTGATGCTAAAAGTATCAGTGAAGTATGGTACCCTGAAGAAGACAGAGGTGCTGGCTTCCCTATTGAGCCTTCAAAAGGAACAGAAAGAGTTGTATACAACTCTCATTCTGGCCAGTTAATGCACCCTGGTAAGTTTGAATCTTCACGGAATAAGAAGACGACTGAGATTGAGTCTATGAAGGCTTCTGCTCGAGCATTTGGTTTTCCAAGGAAGCCTGAAGAGTTGAAAACTCAGACATGTGTTCATCGTGGAGCTGTGGAATTGTCCCGATTTTCTAATTCAATTGCAGTTAGAGGCAGTTCACGGTTTGACATGACCAAAGAGAATAATATAAATCCTCACTGGCCCGAGGAGCGTTTTAATTCCGGATATAACCATCTGGATAATGCTGAGTCCTCTGAAAAGCATGATTTGTCCCATGGTTTACTCGATAGACCAAAGGCTTCAAATGTGAAGGATGAACAACCATCTTCCAAGGAATCAGCTGTGGTAAGGGAATTTTGTACAATTAGAATTAGTTTTATCGACATGTATTTTTGACTtcctatttcttttcctttactGGTAGATTCAATATCCATTCTAATCACAACTGATTTCTGAATGCAAGGATTTTATGTGATATCCATCTCCTAGAAAATCCATGAAAATTTGAAGCTAGAAGTGTATACTAGGCGAGGAacacaatttataatgattgcTTTTATGTTGTTCATGGCACAATTTATCAGTTTCAACTATCTGGAGTTACTAACACTTAAATTTTGGTGTGTGAATCCAGGGTTATGTTTCCATGAATAATCGAGTCCACTATTCTGGACCATTGATGCCTCGCGGAGGAAACCTTGAGGAAATGCTTAAAGAGCATGAGAGACGGATTCAGAATGCTGTTCGCAGAGCTCGTTCGAACAAGACAAAGGCAAAAATTAACTTTGATGACAATGGACAGACTGAATCACTACTATAACAGGAGAAGTGACAGTGAGAAACTGGAAAAATGCTTATACCTGTTCCATGCCGATCTGGAAACTCAGCAGAGtggtcataatttaattattaggaagaaatatttttgttttggagATTTGACGCGTCTTGCTGCCAGATGATGTTCAATAATCATGGAAATCTTGCGGCAAGGGCAAATTTTTTCCGGCCAAAGTTCACTCCGGAAGTTCTATAAATGTTGAGTGGTATTTGGTGATTATCTTTGAAATTCGGCCATTTTGTTGTTATCTTAGGTACAGGTTTGTGTCATTGTTCAACTTTCTGAACTATGCTTTGTACAGATAAAATAGGCttcttacaaaatttataatcaagttcactgcttttttattttttgggtttgtaaAGGTCGAATCATCTGCTCGAATTTACTCAATCTTATCATCTACCTTTAGGAAAAATCAcctctttaattttcttaaagcGCAATTTAATCTAAGGacaatatttatgaatttgattgatataataaacTTATGTATATTTGGAAgataaaatttgtatatattaccTTCAATCAGAATTAAATTGAAGAATGAAggtttaatttgtaattatatcAATGTAGATTTGATAGAAACATTTTAGAGGAAGCAATTTACTGAAATTGATCTCCCTAGGGTTTTTGTTCACAGCCCCCGTTGTTTGGTAAAGATTTAGATGTATGTTTGAAGCAGAGCAGCATATAACACTCACCAATGCACTGTTGTAATGGGGTTGGTTGGAGATGGGATTAGGTGGACCATGAACGCTTCCATTGCCTTATCACCAACCAACAACCAAAATAGAAAACGTTTTCAGTCACAATGAATAACTTGTTATTGTTTGAAACATCATTCAGCCAGCAAATTCTGAAAACTAAGGCTTCCCTAATCATCCCTTGCTGTTGGACCTTTGgatcttaaaattaataacctTACAAACCAACAAATTGGGTCAAATCCATgaaatctttttattattatttttttaaactgcaGTTCCCACACAAAAAATGAATCCACCAAACTAGTAGATGTGTCAACCGCAATATTGCTTGCTTGCTTCACCCACAATCCTTGCAGATGTTTTGTCTTCATCAAGTATCTGACGTTTCTTCCCTTTGTTTCCAAGCATAATGGAAACCATATCATATCATAGTATGTTTCACCcatttttatgtatttgcaGCTCAAAACCTCTCACAAATATAATAACCAATACTCTGCATCAAGGAAAAAAACCATTTCTTGCAGACCAACATGAGGACTAAAGGCAGTCAAGCCCTCAATTTTAAGGTCCTCCTTTTAGGagttttctttgcttttct from Gossypium raimondii isolate GPD5lz chromosome 1, ASM2569854v1, whole genome shotgun sequence harbors:
- the LOC105785528 gene encoding probable serine/threonine-protein kinase At1g09600, producing MGCICSKGSRANEYVENNHGKRDKAHKNSRKTAKKLSVSFKRDNVVVEADATARLISNQQPNHGAVSGPSSSSDDEEKKAALAVFERSKGTPSELQRRPTTEADGRGGQGRQRMSRIINATGGERGAQVVAGWPSWLAAVAGEAINGWIPRKAESFEKLEKIGQGTYSSVYKARDLESNKIVALKKVRFVNMDPESVCFMAREIIILRRLDHPNVMKLEGLITSRASGSLYLIFEYMEHDLAGLLATPEVKFTEAQIKCYMQQLLRGLDHCHSRGVLHRDIKGSNLLIDCNGNLKIGDFGLATFFHPNQKQPLTSRVVTLWYRPPELLLGSTNYGVAVDLWSSGCILAELFAGKPIMPGRTEVEQLHKIFKLCGSPSEDYWKRSKLPHATIFKPQHPYKSCVLETFKDFPTSALVLLEVLLAIEPECRGTASSALQSEFFTTLPLPCNPSSLPKYPPSKEFDAKLREEESRRQRAGGKVHAVDPVRKFSRESIAIPAPDFNAELQASIQKWRGQFDAKSISEVWYPEEDRGAGFPIEPSKGTERVVYNSHSGQLMHPGKFESSRNKKTTEIESMKASARAFGFPRKPEELKTQTCVHRGAVELSRFSNSIAVRGSSRFDMTKENNINPHWPEERFNSGYNHLDNAESSEKHDLSHGLLDRPKASNVKDEQPSSKESAVGYVSMNNRVHYSGPLMPRGGNLEEMLKEHERRIQNAVRRARSNKTKAKINFDDNGQTESLL